The Vanessa tameamea isolate UH-Manoa-2023 chromosome 31, ilVanTame1 primary haplotype, whole genome shotgun sequence genome includes the window ttatattaattgagaactgttagtagtgcaaaAAATAGAAGAGCTATCATTAAATCGTATAAAATgcgtaaatctaaagttttttatctttacaGTAATGATGTAGTTAAATTGAGGtgttatatcattattatatataaggataaattaatcaagaactgtttgtagtgtgTAATATGGCAGAGCAAATCGCGCAGAATAAGCAAGCTTTGCTTATTTATCTTAGTTCGaaagttaaacataaattaataaaaatattatgaatggaATATGttaggattaaaaaataagaacaacAAACTTAGGATGCctgattatttattgaaattgtcgaaaaaacgtaatatttataagtacataatagaaaacaatttaagaTTTACACAACCTCATAATTTAGATAATTACTTTTTGTAATAGTACTGACCCGCTAGGTGTACCGTGCTCTAACCTATAACCGTTGTTGTAGTTATAGCCTTGACGTGCGTTTAATCCTTGCTGATATCCCGTTTTGTATCCTTGCTCGTAGCTTAGGCAAAGAgagccttgtcctgcgcctgcACCTTGTCCggaacctgagccttgtccggaacctgagccttgtccggaacctgagccttgtccggaacctgagccttgtccggaacctgagccttgtcccgaacctgagccttgtcccgaacctgagccttgtccggaaCCTGAGCCTTGACCggaacctgagccttgtccggcacctgagccttgtcctgcgcctgaaccttgtccggcacctgagccttgtccggcacctgctccttgtccggcacctgagccttgtcctgcgcctgagccttgtccggcacctgagccttgtcctgcgcctgagcCATTTCCGGAACCTGCGCCTTGTCCTGCaccttgtcctgcgcctgaaccttgtccggcacctgagccttgtccggcacctgagccTTTTCCGGCACCTgaaccttgtccggcacctgcgccttgtccggcacctgagccTTTTCCggaacctgagccttgtcctgcgcctgaaccttgtccggcacctgcgccTTTTCCggaacctgagccttgtccggcacctgctccttgtccggcacctgagccttgtcctgcgcctgagcCTTTTCCggaacctgagccttgtccggcacctgagccTTTTCCggaacctgagccttgtccggcacctgcgccTTTTCCggaacctgagccttgtccggcacctgagccTTTTCCggaacctgagccttgtccagctcctgcgccttgtcctgcgccgGAACCTTGTCCtgcacctgagccttgtccggcacctgagccttgtcctgctcctgagccttgtccggcacctgcgccTTTTCCggaacctgagccttgtccggcacctgctCCTTGCCCTGCGCCTGcaccttgtccggcacctgcgccTTTTCCggaacctgagccttgtccggcacctgcaCCTTGTCCTACACCTGctccttgtccggcacctgagccTTTTCCGGAACCTGCGCCTTTTCCGGAACCTGctccttgtccggcacctgagccttgtcctgcgcctgaaccttgtccggctcctgcgccttgtcctgcgcctgaaccttgtcctgcgcctgaaccttgtccagctcctgcgccttgtcctgcgccgGAACCTTGTCCTGCACCTGAGCCTTTTCCggaacctgagccttgtccggcacctgagccttgtccggcacctgagccttgtcctgcgcctgaaccttgtccggcacctgaaccttgtccggcacctgcgccttgtccggcacctgagccTTTTCCggaacctgagccttgtcctgcgcctgaaccttgtccggcacctgcgccTTTTCCggaacctgagccttgtccggcacctgctccttgtccggcacctgagccttgtccggcacctgcgccTTTTCCggaacctgagccttgtccggcacctgcaCCTTGTCCTACACCTGctccttgtccggcacctgagccTTTTCCggaacctgagccttgtccggcacctgagccttgtccggcacctgcgccTTTTCCggaacctgagccttgtccggcacctgagccttgtccggcacctgagccTTTTCCGGAACCTGAACCTTGTCCGGAACCTGAGCCTTGCCCGGCACCTgcgccttgtccggcacctgagccTTTTCCGGAACCTGAACCTTGTCCGGAACCTGAGCCTTGCCCGGCACCTgcgccttgtccggcacctgagccTTTTCCggaacctgagccttgtcctgcgcctgaaccttgtccggcacctgagccttgtcctgcgcctgaaccttgtccggcacctgagccttgtccggcacctgcgccTTTTCCggaacctgagccttgtccggcacctgagccttgtccggcacctgagccTTGGCCGGCACCTGctccttgtccggcacctgagccttgtcctgcacctgagccttgtccggaacctgagccttgtcctgcgcctgaaccttgtccggctcctgcgccttgtcctgcgcctgaaccttgtccggctcctgcgccttgtcctgcgcctgaaccttgtccggctcctgcgccttgtccggcacctgcgccttgtccggcacctgagccttgtccggcacctgcgccTTTTCCggaacctgagccttgtccggcacctgcaCCTTGTCCTACACCTGctccttgtccggcacctgagccTTTTCCGGAACCTGCGCCTTTTCCGGAACCTGctccttgtccggcacctgagccttgtcctgcgcctgaaccttgtccggctcctgcgccttgtcctgcgcctgaaccttgtcctgcgcctgaaccttgtccagctcctgcgccttgtcctgcgccgGAACCTTGTCCtgcacctgagccttgtccggcacctgagccttgtcctgctcctgagccttgtccggcacctgcgccTTTTCCggaacctgagccttgtccggcacctgctCCTTGCCCTGCGCCTGcaccttgtccggcacctgagccTTTTCCGGAACCTGAGCCTTTTCCGGCACctgcgccttgtcctgcgcctgaaccttgtccagctcctgcgccttgtcctgcacctgaaccttgtccggctcctgcgccttgtcctgcgcctgaaccttgtcctgcacctgagccttgtcctgcgcctgagccttgtccggcacctgaaccttgtccggctcctgcgccttgtcctgcgcctgaaccttgtcctgcacctgcgccttgtcctgcacctgagccttgtcctgcgcctgagccttgtccggaacctgagccttgtcctgcgcctgaaccttgtccggcacctgcgccTTTTCCggaacctgagccttgtccggcacctgagccttgtccggcacctgcgccTTTTCCggaacctgagccttgtcctgcgcctgaaccttgtccggcacctgagccttgtccggcacctgcgccTTTTCCggaacctgagccttgtccggcacctgagccttgtccggcacctgagccttgtccggcacctgagccttgtcctgcgcctgaaccttgtccggcacctgagccTTTTCCggaacctgagccttgtcctgcgcctgaaccttgtccggctcctgcgccttgtcctgcgcctgaaccttgtccggctcctgcgccttgtcctgcgcctgaaccttgtccggctcctgcgccttgtccggcacctgcgccttgtccggcacctgagccttgtccggcacctgcgccTTTTCCggaacctgagccttgtccggcacctgcaCCTTGTCCTACACCTGctccttgtccggcacctgagccTTTTCCGGAACCTGCGCCTTTTCCGGAACCTGctccttgtccggcacctgagccttgtcctgcgcctgaaccttgtccggctcctgcgccttgtcctgcgcctgaaccttgtcctgcgcctgaaccttgtccagctcctgcgccttgtcctgcgccgGAACCTTGTCCtgcacctgagccttgtccggcacctgagccttgtcctgctcctgagccttgtccggcacctgcgccTTTTCCggaacctgagccttgtccggcacctgctCCTTGCCCTGCGCCTGcaccttgtccggcacctgagccTTTTCCGGAACCTGAGCCTTTTCCGGCACctgcgccttgtcctgcgcctgaaccttgtccagctcctgcgccttgtcctgcacctgaaccttgtccggctcctgcgccttgtcctgcgcctgaaccttgtcctgcacctgagccttgtcctgcgcctgagccttgtccggcacctgaaccttgtccggctcctgcgccttgtcctgcgcctgaaccttgtcctgcacctgagccttgtcctgcgcctgagccttgtccggcacctgcgccttgtcctgcgcctgaaccttgtccggcacctgcgccttgtcctgcacctgagccttgtcctgcgcctgagccttgtccggcacctgagccttgtcctgcgcctgcaccttgtccggcacctgagccttgtccggcacctgcgccttgtcctgcgcctgaaccttgtccggctcctgagccttgtccggcacctgcgccttgtcctgcgcctgaaccttgtccggctcctgcgccttgtcctgcgcctgaaccttgtccagctcctgcgccttgtcctgcgccgGAACCTTGTCCtgcacctgagccttgtcctgctcctgagccttgtccggcacctgcgccttgtccggcacctgcgccttgtcctgcgcctgaaccttgtccggctcctgcgccttgtcctgcgcctgaaccttgtcctgcacctgagccttgtcctgcgcctgagccttgtccggcacctgcgccttgtcctgcgcctgaaccttgtccagctcctgcgccttgtcctgcacctgaaccttgtccggctcctgcgccttgtcctgcgcctgaaccttgtcctgcacctgagccttgtcctgcgcctgagccttgtccggcacctgcaccttgtccggcacctgcgccttgtccggcacctgcgccttgtcctgcgcctgaaccttgtccagctcctgcgccttgtcctgcgccgGAACCTTGTCCtgcacctgagccttgtcctgctcctgagccttgtccggcacctgagccttgtccggcacctgcgccttgtcctgcgcctgaaccttgtcctgcacctgagccttgtcctgcgcctgagccttgtccggcacctgcaccttgtccggcacctgcgccttgtccggcacctgcgccttgtcctgcgcctgaaccttgtccagctcctgcgccttgtcctgcgccgGAACCTTGTCCtgcacctgagccttgtcctgctcctgagccttgtccggcacctgagccttgtcctgcgcctgaaccttgtccggctcctgcgccttgtcctgcgcctgaaccttgtccggctcctgcgccttgtcctgcgcctgaaccttgtccagctcctgcgccttgtcctgcgccgGAACCTTGTCCTGCACctgcgccttgtcctgcgcctgaaccttgtccggcacctgcgccttgtcctgcgcctgaaccttgtccggctcctgcgccttgtcctgcgcctgaaccttgtccggctcctgcgccttgtcctgcgcctgaaccttgtcctgcacctgagccttgtcctgcgcctgagccttgtccggcacctgcgccttgtcctgcgcctgaaccttgtccggcacctgcgccttgtcctgcacctgagccttgtcctgctcctgagccttgtccggcacctgcgccttgtcctgagcctgaaccttgtccggcacctgcgccttgtcctgcgcctgaaccttgtccggc containing:
- the LOC135194507 gene encoding protein FAM186A-like, translated to MAQAADKAQAADKAQAADKAQVTDKAQATDKAQATDKAQATDKAQAADKAQAADKAQATDKAQAADKAQAADKAQAADKAQAADKAQAADKAQAADKAQAADKAQAADKAQAADKAQATDKAQAADKAQAADKAQAADKAQATDKAQAADKAQELDKVQAQDKAQVPDKVQAQDKAQEPDKVQAQDKVQVPDKAQVPDKAQEQDKAQVQDKAQVPDKVQAQDKAQVPDKVQAQVKAQVPDKAQVPDKAQEQDKAQVPDKAQVPDKVQAQDKAQVPDKAQEQDKAQVQDKAQVPDKVQAQDKAQVPDKAQEQDKAQVPDKAQVPDKVQVPDKAQAQDKAQVQDKVQAQDKAQVPDKAQVPDKAQEQDKAQVPDKAQVPDKVQVPDKAQAQDKAQVQDKVQAQDKAQVPDKAQAQDKAQEQDKAQVQDKAQVPDKAQEPDKAQEPDKVQVPDKAQAQDKAQVQDKAQVPDKAQEQDKAQVPDKAQVQDKAQVPEKAQVPDKVQAQDKAQVPDKAQVPDKAQVPDKAQVPDKVQAQGKEQVPDKAQVPEKAQVPDKAQEQDKAQVPDKAQVQDKVQVPDKAQVPDKAQVPDKVQVPDKVQAQDKAQVPDKAQVPDKAQVPEKAQVQDKVQVPDKAQVPDKAQEQDKAQVPDKAQVQDKVQAQDKAQVPDKAQVPVKAQVPDKAQVRDKAQVRDKAQVPDKAQVPDKAQVPDKAQVPDKAQVPDKVQAQDKALFA